The sequence below is a genomic window from Deltaproteobacteria bacterium.
TCCGATCACAAGGCGAAGGCCAAAGGTCTCACGCTGCACGAGGCGCTGCGCCAAGCGCTACGCGAATGGGTCAGCACGCGCTAAACGCGTGGTTGAATCAGGACTCGATCGGCGGAGGCTCGAAGGCGCGCACCGGTGGCACGACGCCAGTGAAGCGCTCCAACTCGACAAGCGCGTGTTGCCCGGAGCAACCTTGCGAGAGCCGGGACGTGCCGATGTCGCGCGTCAAGACGTTGGGGTTGCCGTGGACACACATCGCGATCTCGGCGCTCGCGTCGTCGGGATCGAACCATGCTCCCGTCGAGAGCCGCACCACGCCGGCTCGCACGTCGGCTGACACAACCGCTCCGGCGAGGCAGCTCCCGCGCTCGTTGAACAGCCGCACCACGTCACCATCGACGACGTTACGCGCGGCGGCGTCGCTCGGGTGAATGCGCACCGGCTCACGCCCCTGCACCTTGGCTGACTGACTGTAGGGCCCGATGTCGAGCTGGCCGTGCAAGCGCGTCGCCGGGTTGTTGGCGACCAGCGCCAGCGGGAAGCGCGCCGCCCGCGGCGAGCCGAGCCATTCGTCACTCTCCAACCACGTCGGGTGTCCAGGGCAGTCGTCGTAGCCAAAGCCGGCGATCCGTTCGGAGAACACTTCGATCTTGCCGCTCGGCGTGCGCAGGCGGTTGGCTTCGGGATCGGCGCGAAACGCGTCGAAGAGCACGCGGTCGGCTTCCAGATCGGGAATCTCGATCGACCCTGCGGACCAGAACTCGTTAAACGACGGCGCCTCGATGCCGGCGGCAATGAGTATGCTGCGAAGGTGGGAGTAGAGATGATCGAGCCACGCGCGCTCGTCCCTGCCCTCGGTGAACGCGTCGGCGACGCCGAGCCGCTCGGCGATGCCGGCGAGGATGTCGTGATCGCTCAACGCCCCACCCACCGGCGCGACCACGCGCTGCATCGCGATGATGCGCGCGTCGGCGCGACCGGAGCCAATGTCGTTGCGTTCGAACGTCGTCGTCGCCGGAAAGATCAGATCGGCGTGCCGAGCCATCGCGGTCCAGTACGGCTCGTGAACGATGATCGTGTCGGGTCGAGTGAGCGCGCGACGCAAGCGGTTGAGATCTTGGTGATGATGAAACGGATTGCCGCCGGCCCAGTGCACCAGCCGAATGTCGGGATAGCTGTAGCGCGCGCCGTTGTAGTCGAACGATTCGCCGGGTTGGAGCAAGAGATCGGCGATGCGCGCGACCGGGATGAACGACTTCACTTGGTTGGGGCCCACCGGCAGCAACGGCACGTTGACCGCCGCGCTCGAACTGCCGAGATCACCCATCGATCCGTAGCCGTGCCCGAAGCCACCGCCCGGCAGGCCAATTTGGCCGAGCAGCGCGGCCAGCGCGATCGCGGCCCACACCGGCTGCTCGCCGTGCTCAGCGCGCTGCAGCGAGTACGAAACCGTGATCAGCGTGCGTGACGCCGCCATCCGTCGCGCCAGCGCTCGCAACTCGTCGGACGCGATGCCCGAGCGCGACTCGGCCCATTCCGGGCTCTTCGCCACGCCGTCGCTCCTACCCAGGACGTACTCAATGAAGCGATCGCTGCCGTGGCAGCAGCGATCGAGGAACGCCTGATCGTAGAGGCCCTCACTGATCAGAACATGCGCGAGTGCCAGCATCACGGCGACGTCACTCAGCGGAATCAGCGGGTACCAGTGCGCGTCGGCCTCAGCGACGACGTCGTCGCGCAACGGACTGAAGAGTGCGATCTGCATTCCCCGCCGGCGCGCGTCGGCGAGATGGCCACGGATGCCGTGGCGAGCCATGCCGCCCGGCGCGACGAACGTGTTCTTCATCGGGATGCCGCCGAACGCGACGAGTAGCTCGGTGTGTTGCGCCACCACGGTCCACGACGTGGCCTTGCGGAACACCGACCCCGCGTTGCCCACCACGTGCGGCAGCAGCACGAGCGAGGCGCCGATGCTGTAGCTGTTGTGCGACGAGGTGAAGCCGCCGAGGCAATTGAGAAAGCGATGGAGCTGGCGCTGGCTCTGATGAAAAATCCCGGCACTCCCCCAGCCGTACGAGCCACCGAAGATCGCTTC
It includes:
- a CDS encoding molybdopterin-dependent oxidoreductase, whose protein sequence is MSTIAAPALTHSSHWGGFTVTVRDGDIAAVHPLHDPDPSPLLRNLPGSVRHSVRIQQPVARRGWLDHGPGPSRERGNDSFVTLSWNEAWDRAAAEFQRVIAAHGNEAIFGGSYGWGSAGIFHQSQRQLHRFLNCLGGFTSSHNSYSIGASLVLLPHVVGNAGSVFRKATSWTVVAQHTELLVAFGGIPMKNTFVAPGGMARHGIRGHLADARRRGMQIALFSPLRDDVVAEADAHWYPLIPLSDVAVMLALAHVLISEGLYDQAFLDRCCHGSDRFIEYVLGRSDGVAKSPEWAESRSGIASDELRALARRMAASRTLITVSYSLQRAEHGEQPVWAAIALAALLGQIGLPGGGFGHGYGSMGDLGSSSAAVNVPLLPVGPNQVKSFIPVARIADLLLQPGESFDYNGARYSYPDIRLVHWAGGNPFHHHQDLNRLRRALTRPDTIIVHEPYWTAMARHADLIFPATTTFERNDIGSGRADARIIAMQRVVAPVGGALSDHDILAGIAERLGVADAFTEGRDERAWLDHLYSHLRSILIAAGIEAPSFNEFWSAGSIEIPDLEADRVLFDAFRADPEANRLRTPSGKIEVFSERIAGFGYDDCPGHPTWLESDEWLGSPRAARFPLALVANNPATRLHGQLDIGPYSQSAKVQGREPVRIHPSDAAARNVVDGDVVRLFNERGSCLAGAVVSADVRAGVVRLSTGAWFDPDDASAEIAMCVHGNPNVLTRDIGTSRLSQGCSGQHALVELERFTGVVPPVRAFEPPPIES